The Engystomops pustulosus chromosome 4, aEngPut4.maternal, whole genome shotgun sequence genome contains a region encoding:
- the LOC140125850 gene encoding uncharacterized protein, with product GEGSGRRGEGRGRRKRRKKRKKRRRKRKKRRRKRKKRRQRKKKEEKEVEEEEKEEEEEEEERRRRKRRKKRKKRRRKRKKRRRKKKKKEEKEEEEEEKEEEEEEKEEEEEEEERGRRKRRKKRKKRRRKRKKKRRKTKKRRRKRKKRRKKRKKKEEKEEEEEEKADEEEEKEEEEEEKEGEEEDKEEEEEEKEEEEEEKGEEEEEKEEEEEEKEEEEEEKGEEEEEKGEEEEEKEEEEEEKEEEEEEKEEEEEEKEEEEEEKGEEEEEKGEEEEEKEEEEDEKEEEEEEKGEEEEEKEEERKKRI from the coding sequence ggagaaggaagcggaagaagaggagaaggaagaggaagaagaaagaggagaaagaagaggaagaagaggagaaggaagaggaagaagaggagaaggaagaggaagaagagaaggcagaggaagaagaaagaggagaaggaagtggaagaagaggagaaggaagaggaagaagaggaagaagaaagaagaagaagaaagaggagaaagaagaggaagaagaggagaaggaagcggaagaagaggagaagaaagaagaagaagaaagaggagaaagaagaggaagaagaggagaaggaagaggaagaagaggagaaggaagaggaagaagaggaagaagaaagaggaagaagaaaaaggagaaagaagaggaagaagaggagaaggaagaggaagaagaagagaaggaagacgaagaagaggagaaggaagcggaagaagaggagaaagaagaggaagaagaaagaggagaaagaagaggaagaagaggagaaggcagacgaagaagaggagaaggaagaggaagaagaggagaaggaaggcGAAGAAGAGGacaaggaagaggaagaagaggagaaggaagaggaagaagaggagaagggagaggaagaagaggagaaggaagaggaagaagaggagaaggaagaggaagaagaggagaagggagaggaagaagaggagaagggagaggaagaagaggagaaggaagaggaagaagaggagaaggaagaggaagaagaggagaaggaagaggaagaagaggagaaggaagaggaagaagaggagaagggagaggaagaagaggagaagggagaggaagaagaggagaaggaagaggaagaagatgagaaggaagaggaagaagaggagaagggagaggaagaagaggagaaggaggaggaaaggaAAAAAAGGATATAG